A region of the Leptospiraceae bacterium genome:
TAGATAAATCTCTTCTAAATTCGAGAAATCTATTTCTACTTTTACATTTTCATTTATATTCATATAACTTATTTAGTTAAAAAAACAGTCAAAACAATTGAAGCCTAGATTGCTATTTTATTTGGCGAAGTCAATTCCTTTCTTTAATTTAGAGAGCGTTTTATTTAAATTCAATGAACTGAAAATTGCCAATATTTTTCTTTACTTGTTGTTTAGATTTTTCTAATATCTAGTGTAAGCAGAATTCTCAGAAAATACGGATGTAAAAACTTTGGATCATAAGAACCATCAATGATAAATAAAATCATTTCCCTTTATAAATCATTTTACGTAAACGCTCCCAAAAAGCATCGGCGTGAATTTGCGGAAAAATTGCGAACAGATAACATAGCCAGACTCAAAGTAATGTCGTTGTTCGTTCTATCTCTGATTCCATTTATGGCTTTGGCTCATTTCGAAATTATCAAACTAAAATACTGCAAAACCATTCCCTTTTACTGCGAAACTTTGTTTGGTGCACATTATGCAGCCCTCTCTTTTTCAATTATGTATCTTATTGTCTATAGATTTGCTAATCCCAGAAATTGGAAAATCTTTTTTGCAGAAGCGTTCGTATTTTTTTTCATTCTTCTATTTCTTACGATCTTTTCGATTTCATCGCTCGCATCTCAATTTTTCTCTGGCAATATTTCTTTCTTTACAACTGGTGCAGTATTTATGGCTGCTCTTTTTGTAACATTTAAACGTTATGCGACAATTCTTTATTTTTCATCTCTATTATTTTTCTTGTTCGGTCTGTATAAATTTCAGTCAGATGCAAGTTTATTATTTTCAAATAGTGCAAATGCAATTATCGCAGTGTTTTTTGCCTATTGTCTCAATTTAATCTTCTTCCATTATAAATTGGATGATTTTTTAAATTCCAAAACGATAGAACAAAAAACAAAAGAAATAAATCGAACCCTCGACGATCTTAAAAAAGATATTTCAATCGCAAAAAAAATTCAGGGAAGTTTGATGCAAAAGAATTTCTCTCATATTAAACACCTCATTTTTGCAGTAAGTTATATTCCTTTAGATGAAGTCGGCGGCGATATATACGATATTTCCGAAATCAACCAGAAATATACACGAATTTTTTTAGCAGATGCAACAGGTCATGGTGTCCAAGCCGCGCTCATTACAATGGCGATTAAAGGGGAATATGAAAGTTTTAAAAATAGCACATCAAGTCCTAAAAAACTTTTACGCAATTTGAATAATGATTTTGTTACAAAATTCGGAGCTATACATAGTTTTTTTTCCTGCATCTTGGTAGATATATATCCAGAGAAAAATAAAATTGTCTATGCCTCGGCGGGACATCCAGATCAAATTATTCAAAAGAAAAACTGGGACATTAAAAATCTCTCTCGCACTGGTAAGCTCATGGGGCTAATGAAAGATGTCGAGTTTGAGGAAGTCGAAGTTCCTTTTGACAAAGGTGATAAATTGTTTTTGTTCACAGATGGTCTCTTTGAAGAATTCAATACAAATAAAGAAGAATTTGGAGAGAGTCAGGTTGTTAGCATTATAAAGGCTTATAGCGACAAAGAGCTAAAGGATTTATTTCCAATCCTTATGGAAAGTTTGTATACTTTCCTGGAGAATGCATCGAGACAGGACGACATTACATTTATTGGAGTTGAACATGATAGGGATGAATAAAGATAAATGCTTTTAGTTTTCTCCATTTACTTCCTTGCCAATCGCTTTTCTATTCGTGTGAGTCAGTGGATAATTCTTATTTCTCTCTCACTTGCAATTCCATTATCTGCTGAACCAGACTCATTATTTCGAATCAATAAACTAGTCAATGGAAATACATATCACTGGGGAATAATGGATATCTCCGGCACTGTTAAAATTTCTCCTAGGTTTGAAGGACTCGGTGAGTTTACGGATAATGTCGCATTGGCGCAATTAAATAAGAAATGGGGAGTCATTAATAAAAAAGGAGAGTTTATTCGAAAGCCAGAATTCCAAGATGTCAGACAATTTGAAAATGGACTGGCATGGGTAATTCAAAATTGCACCTATTGGCTAGCATGGGAATGCGAAAGAGGCAAATGGGGATTAATCAATCAAACTGGAGAAATTATAATTCAGCCTAAATACGATGGAGTATCATCAGTAGAAGCTCCTTACGTTCCAAGATTGTTCGGTAGACCTTCCGGGGAGTTACACAGAGACAGATTCTTCTGGGATAAGGATGGTTATGCGCGAGTCTATACAGAAAGCAATGATCCATTTAATCGTATCCGAAAATACGGAATCGTGGATCGGAACGGAAAAGAAATCATTCCACCCAATTTTCACAAGATTGATTTCTTTCAAAATGACATAGCTCCTTTTTCACAAAATAATGGAAAAGGAATTTTCTATGGACTCATTCATGCTTCCGGTGAAATTCTAATAGAGGCAAATACATATAAATCAATAATCTCTCTAGTTCCTTTTGAAGATAAATATTCCGAAGTAATTTGGGCAGCTTCTTATTATGATAAAGACAAGCACGTAACACTGATTAAACTCTTAAAGAAAGATGGAGAAGAAATTTCTCCGATTCGACTGCATCAGATTCACCCATTTAAAGAAGGGCTTGCCGTTGCCAGAGAAACAAACACTGCAAAATGGGGAATCCTTGATAGAAATGGAAATTGGAATGTAGAGCCGACCTACAAAAGCTATAGAGATGCTTTCCCTGAAGAAGAGAAAAAAAGAAAGAATCTGATAGAAATAAACGGAAAACGGTTTTATAAAGATGCAAACGAAGACTTTCTTTGGTTTTCAGAAACAGAAGTAGACCCATATGATAAAGAAGAAAGAGGCTTCTGGAATTATTCTGATTTAGAGGGGAATAATGTCGTTTACTGCAAATCTTTCGAACGAGGATATTTTTCTGAAGGAGTATCGTGGATAAGCCTACGTTACCGCAAGAAAGGAAATGAGCATATCATCTATCTAGGACTAATCAATGAACAAGGAAAGGAACTCGTGCCGCCTATTTATCTGAATGCTCTTCCTTTTCGAAATGGACTTGGTGTCGCCCAAGTCTTTGGCGGCAATTGGGGTTATGTAAACAAGCAAGGGAAAGTCGTTTGGTGGATGAAGTAAATTATCCTTAACTTTGTAACCTTTTTACAATAGTTTTAAAGTCCGGAAACGAAGTATCAATCCAAGAATCATCGTCAATCTGAATCTCATTTTGAAGAAGTGTTTTCAAGATTAAGAAGCTCATAGCAATTCGATGATCCATAAAAGATTCAATGAGCGCAGGCTTAATCTCATTTACCTCAGCGAACGCATAACCGTCCTTAGCTTCCTCTACAACGATTCCTAGTTTTTGTAAATTAGAAACCATCGCATGGATTCGATCTGATTCTTTTGCTCGGAGGTCTTCTGCATTTTTAATTTCAAATCCATTCGCAGAAAAAAGTCCAGCGATCGTAAGTATAGGAATTTCATCTATGATGGAAGGAATTAAAGCCGAAGTGA
Encoded here:
- a CDS encoding serine/threonine-protein phosphatase gives rise to the protein MINKIISLYKSFYVNAPKKHRREFAEKLRTDNIARLKVMSLFVLSLIPFMALAHFEIIKLKYCKTIPFYCETLFGAHYAALSFSIMYLIVYRFANPRNWKIFFAEAFVFFFILLFLTIFSISSLASQFFSGNISFFTTGAVFMAALFVTFKRYATILYFSSLLFFLFGLYKFQSDASLLFSNSANAIIAVFFAYCLNLIFFHYKLDDFLNSKTIEQKTKEINRTLDDLKKDISIAKKIQGSLMQKNFSHIKHLIFAVSYIPLDEVGGDIYDISEINQKYTRIFLADATGHGVQAALITMAIKGEYESFKNSTSSPKKLLRNLNNDFVTKFGAIHSFFSCILVDIYPEKNKIVYASAGHPDQIIQKKNWDIKNLSRTGKLMGLMKDVEFEEVEVPFDKGDKLFLFTDGLFEEFNTNKEEFGESQVVSIIKAYSDKELKDLFPILMESLYTFLENASRQDDITFIGVEHDRDE
- a CDS encoding WG repeat-containing protein yields the protein MLLVFSIYFLANRFSIRVSQWIILISLSLAIPLSAEPDSLFRINKLVNGNTYHWGIMDISGTVKISPRFEGLGEFTDNVALAQLNKKWGVINKKGEFIRKPEFQDVRQFENGLAWVIQNCTYWLAWECERGKWGLINQTGEIIIQPKYDGVSSVEAPYVPRLFGRPSGELHRDRFFWDKDGYARVYTESNDPFNRIRKYGIVDRNGKEIIPPNFHKIDFFQNDIAPFSQNNGKGIFYGLIHASGEILIEANTYKSIISLVPFEDKYSEVIWAASYYDKDKHVTLIKLLKKDGEEISPIRLHQIHPFKEGLAVARETNTAKWGILDRNGNWNVEPTYKSYRDAFPEEEKKRKNLIEINGKRFYKDANEDFLWFSETEVDPYDKEERGFWNYSDLEGNNVVYCKSFERGYFSEGVSWISLRYRKKGNEHIIYLGLINEQGKELVPPIYLNALPFRNGLGVAQVFGGNWGYVNKQGKVVWWMK